The Mytilus trossulus isolate FHL-02 chromosome 13, PNRI_Mtr1.1.1.hap1, whole genome shotgun sequence genome has a segment encoding these proteins:
- the LOC134694174 gene encoding uncharacterized protein LOC134694174 gives MTAMEAFHKQEIGDLKQLVQKQQQAKQFPAQNEVQSTAQPFSQQTSKQGYRQQWRSASMLRFTLKVQGQSVISVVDTAAEVTIISDKDFESFIKKPPIKRKTTMQAAERGMHMDAFVVGPVEMKIGERTYRTDIYVAPITNDILLGLDFLVRAKIVLQKGTLLGEAIEADVVETGPAPSVATTGIARYNNTLPEQLQIILDKSSELTKDQQSKVANLLHEFVDVFALDDFDLGTFSHIQQEIDTGDARSIKQRIRRTPMCFAQEEESHLNKLLDAGIIEPSISEWASAPVLVQA, from the exons ATGACAGCGATGGAAGCATTTCATAAACAGGAAATAGGAGACCTTAAGCAGCTGGTTCAAAAACAACAGCAGGCAAAACAGTTTCCTGCTCAAAATGAAGTCCAGTCAACAGCCCAACCATTTAGCCAGCAAACCAGCAAGCAAGGTTATCGCCAACAATGGC GTTCAGCATCTATGCTTCGATTCACATTAAAGGTACAGGGACAGTCAGTAATTTCGGTAGTAGATACCGCAGCGGAAGTGACAATAATTTCTGACAAAGATTTCGAATCTTTCATTAAGAAACCACccatcaaaagaaaaacaacaatgcAGGCAGCAGAGCGTGGTATGCACATGGATGCATTTGTAGTGGGACCAGTCGAAATGAAAATTGGTGaaagaacatataggacagataTTTATGTTGCGCCAATTACTAATGACATCCTATTAGGACTTGACTTTCTAGTTAGAGCAAAA ATAGTTTTACAAAAGGGAACTCTTCTAGGCGAAGCAATTGAAGCAGATGTAGTTGAAACGGGGCCAGCCCCGTCAGTAGCAACAACTGGAATAGCCAGATATAACAATACACTACCGGAACAGTTACAGATCATATTGGATAAATCCAGTGAACTCACTAAAGACCAACAGTCCAAAGTTGCGAATTTACTTCATGAATTTGTTGATGTTTTCGCACTAGACGATTTTGACTTGGGAACATTTAGCCACATTCAACAGGAGATTGATACAGGTGATGCGCGCTCTATCAAACAACGAATAAGACGAACACCCATGTGCTTTGCACAAGAAGAAGAAAGCcatttaaacaaattgttaGATGCAGGTATAATAGAACCATCTATATCAGAATGGGCATCTGCGCCAGTACTTGTACAAGCGTGA